The genomic DNA GTTCGTCACTGTCGGTCGTCTCGTGTAAGTCGATGTGCACGAGGAACTCGGCCGAATCGCCGGACAGAGCTTCAACCAGTTCCATGAGTGCCGCGGACTCCTCAGCCGGACTATCCGGAACGAACGAACGGTTGGGGTCGTAAGCTTGCGGGTTCCAGCGATTGATGACCTCGTAGCCCCATGGACTGACGCAGGGCACGACCAATAGGTTGACGCGGTCGGCATAGGAGGGCGCGACGGTTTCGAGAAATGCGAGCGCTCCTTGAACGCCACTCGTCTCGTATCCGTGGACCCCGCCGGTCACGAGCGCCCACGACCGTCCGTCCGCAGGAGATCTGCATTTGACGGCGAACAATGGGTAGCGCTGCGGATCGATGCTGAGTGCACCGTATGTTTCGACATGGAAGGGAGCGCCGAGACGATCGAGCTTTTGGATCACCTCGTCCTTGTAACTTCGCTGGACTTTGCAGCGTTCGAACCAGGCGACCTTCTCAATATCGGTCCAAGGCTCTCCCGGCGTGCCTATCGGGTAGTAACGTTGCATGGTTTGATCCTAGCGCTTCGGGCTCGGAACGTGCTGATCGAACAGGAGCGTGTTGCCGTCGGGATCGGTGATCACGAAGTGCGCGGGTCCCTCGGTCGTCTCGTCCGCCTCGGTCGTCATCGTGATTCCGCGCGTCTTCAAGGTACGCTGCAGCTCCCGCACGTCCTGGAAGTCCTTCAAGGTCTCCCTGTCCCTCGTCCACCCCGGATTGAATGTCATGAGGTTCTTGTCGAACATCCCCTGGAACAGTCCGAT from bacterium includes the following:
- a CDS encoding VOC family protein, which translates into the protein MELGNFSVSLTVKDIKASKAFYEKLGFKEVGGKLEENWIVLQNGNARIGLFQGMFDKNLMTFNPGWTRDRETLKDFQDVRELQRTLKTRGITMTTEADETTEGPAHFVITDPDGNTLLFDQHVPSPKR
- a CDS encoding M14 family metallocarboxypeptidase gives rise to the protein MQRYYPIGTPGEPWTDIEKVAWFERCKVQRSYKDEVIQKLDRLGAPFHVETYGALSIDPQRYPLFAVKCRSPADGRSWALVTGGVHGYETSGVQGALAFLETVAPSYADRVNLLVVPCVSPWGYEVINRWNPQAYDPNRSFVPDSPAEESAALMELVEALSGDSAEFLVHIDLHETTDSDEQEFRPALAARDGKPLEPGHIPDGFYTVGDTENPQPDFQAAIIAGVQQVTHIAPADANGQIIGADVTQTGV